In one window of Agromyces badenianii DNA:
- the epsC gene encoding serine O-acetyltransferase EpsC produces MSFFRALREDIATARAHDPASRSDAEVFLAYSGLHAIWGYRLTHRLWRAGFRLPARLVSQLIRFLTGIEIHPGATIGRRFFIDHGMGVVIGETTVVGDDVMLYHGVTLGGKAARGADRGTKRHPTLDDGVTVGAGAKVLGDITIGAWSAIGANAVVTKDAPPHSLVVGIPATFKPLSHETADAARGIHDWHI; encoded by the coding sequence GTGAGCTTCTTCCGAGCGCTCCGCGAAGACATCGCGACGGCACGCGCCCATGACCCCGCTTCCCGAAGCGACGCCGAGGTGTTCCTCGCGTACTCGGGACTGCACGCCATCTGGGGGTACCGCCTCACGCACCGGCTCTGGCGAGCGGGATTCCGCTTGCCTGCCAGGCTCGTCTCACAGCTGATCCGGTTCCTGACGGGCATCGAGATCCACCCCGGCGCGACCATCGGGCGACGCTTCTTCATCGACCACGGCATGGGCGTCGTCATCGGCGAGACCACGGTCGTCGGCGACGACGTCATGCTGTACCACGGCGTCACCCTGGGCGGAAAGGCCGCACGCGGCGCAGATCGCGGAACGAAGCGGCATCCGACCCTCGACGACGGCGTGACCGTCGGTGCCGGCGCGAAGGTGCTCGGCGACATCACGATCGGCGCCTGGAGCGCGATCGGCGCGAACGCGGTCGTCACGAAGGACGCCCCGCCGCACTCGCTCGTCGTCGGCATTCCGGCGACGTTCAAGCCGCTCTCGCACGAGACCGCCGACGCGGCCCGCGGCATCCACGACTGGCACATCTAG